CTAGAGAGGATAGCTGATCACGCAGTTTACATAGCATCAGCGGCGTATTATGTGGCTACAGGAGAACGTCTAGAACCAAATTAGCCCAGACTATATGACTAAAGAATGAGAGTAAACCGAGGGATGGGGATCTAAACTAGTATCATTATATCATCATTGTTGATGGTCTTCTGCCAGCAGCCTCTTCCTCCTCGCCAATCTGTTTCACGGCAGCAACTAGCGGGTTGAGCTTACCCTCCCGTGCTAGCTCCTCGAGGAGCTTCCTCACATCACTTGTATGCTTGATGTCTATCTCCAAGAGCTGCTGGAGTACGTCATACATAACCTTCCATACCTCTACCAGCATTTCTCTAGGCACATGGGCTATTATGACAGGATCCTGGAGCCAGTTGTCGAAAGCCTTTATCGTGCGCATCATGTGCTGGAATGCTGCGCGGGTAGCTACTATAAGGTCTAGCCTGTCGCCTTGCTCGACCTTCTCAGCGGTCTCCCGGAAGGTCTCCAGCAGCTTCTTCTGCATGCGGACCCATTCATCGAGTTGCTTGAGAAAAGCATAGTCTATCACGCGTACCTCACCTGGTCTACTCAAGGCTATACTCCCCTCTCATACAATATTATCTGCTCCGCTTTAGAACACTACATGCCCTCAAGATTAGCTTAGAATAACCATCCCTTAGTAGCTATAGTAGTGTAAGGCCCCTCAAAAACTCTTCCATAGTGTTAGGGCAAGTATAGATGAGAAGTAGGAGACGTAACACTAGGAGCTAGCAGAGAGTCTTCCGTTGTTGTCATGATGCTCCATAGGTATACGGCGGAGAACTAGCATAGTATAGGTTTCTCGCACACCCCGCGTACTACGTATAGCCTCTACAACCTGGTTAAGCTCCACGGGATTCTTAGCCCTCACCCTTAGGAGTATATCGTTCTCACCGGTGACCTCGGCGACCTCCTCGACACCGGGTATAATGCTCAAGCGCCTCGCTACAGTAGTCGTGTAGATGTTGGCCTCACACTTAACTGTAACCAGGGCCTCTATCTCCTCTGGTGGCCTGGGCCGTAGCGCTCGCCCGGTAACCTCCTCAGCTATCTCCAGCAGATCCTCATCCCTTAGCCACCTTGCGCCACTGCGCTGCTTAACCCTTCGAAGTATCTCTACTAGCTCTTCCTCGGAGACTCTTACACCGAGCCTCTCAAGCCTAGCCTGTAGCGCACGCCGCCCAGTATACTTGTCTATAGTATAGTCGCGGCTCCTCCCAACCCACTCTGGCGGATATGGCTCATAGGTCTCCGGGTTAGCTAGAACGCCGGCTACGTGTACCCCTGCCTTATGTACGAAAGCGTTCTCGCCGACAACAGGCGCGGTGGGTGGCACGGGTATACCGCTGTACCTTTCGACGAGCCTCGAGAGTCTGGTTACACGGCGTAGATCCACTACGTCTATCCCGTAGTGTCGCTTGAGAGCTACAGCTACTTGCTCTAGGGGCGCTATCCCGGACCTCTCACCGAGACCGTTAACGGTCACATGGATTATCGTTGCACCTCCTTCGACAGCAGCAAGGCTGTTAGCCACAGCCATGCCGAGGTCGTTGTGCGCGTGTATATCATACTCTACTCCCGGCTCGTCTTGTGTAAGCCTCTCAAAGAGTCTGCGTATAGCATAAGGAGTCGCTATGCCCACAGTGTCGGCTATCGATACTCTGTCGGCGCCTGCCTCGCGCGCAGTCCTCACGGCTTCCAGGAGGAAGCTGTAGTCAGCCCTAGTCGCGTCCTCGGCAGTGAAACGCACTCTTACCCCATGTTGCCTCGCGTACTCTATCATCTCGCCTATAATGGAGAGGGCCTCCTCCCGGGTAACCTTGTGCTTATACTTCAGGTGGACATCGCTGACACCGTAGAAGATAGCTATACGGTCCGGCTCGAGCTCGGCGGCGACCTCGATGTCTTTCTTAACAGCCCGGCTGTGAGCGACGATCTCTGCCCGCCTTATCACGCCCTCCCGCTTCATCCCTATAATCCTCTTAACGGCCTCGTAGACGTCAGGAGCAACGTTAGGATGGCCAGCCTCTATCATCGAGACTCCTATCTCGTCGAGCAGCCGGGCTATCTCCAGCTTCTGCTCTACAGTGAAGCTTACACCGGGTGTCTGCTCACCCTCACGTAGAGTAGAGTCTAGCAATCCTACACGTAGCCGGCGCGGCCAGGGGCCGCCGACACCGCCTAGACATGTCACGCCGTTACTACACTCGCTCATGGCCTTACACGCTCCGCTGGGTGCGGACCTATAGACCCAGAGGTGCTGATTCAAGGTGCTGGGGTGAAAGAATCTACGGAGGAGCTGGGAGCGAAACCAGCACCAGGAGTCATACTAGAATACTAGGAGGGGGGACACAGGAGGCTGAGATAGGGCAGGCGGGGAGACAAAGTAAGGGGCTTAGACAAATTCTGGCTCGACGGGCTCTGGTATCAGCTTCTCGTCCCACGCCATCTGGTATAGAAGTATGTGGGCTTGACGCCCCTCCGGCCCCATATCTAGCGTCCGCTCGTTAACGTACATCCTTACAAACTTGTCGAGCTGCTCTCTAGTGCCGCTCCGCGCAAACCTACTAGCATACTCTAACGCCTCTGTGTGACGGTTCCACGCGTACCTAATACTCTCCTGGAGCGCCTTTCGGAGAGCTTGTGCAGTCTCTAAGCCGAGCCTCTTGGAGACGATGTCAACACCCAGCGGCATGGGAAGTCCTTTGGCAGTATTGCTCCACCATTCCCAGAGATCAATCACCTTGACGAGCCCCATCTCTCTGTATGTAAGCTGGGCTTCGTGAATCAATAGTCCTGCATCAGCCTCGCCCCGGAGCACCATGTCGGGTATCCTGTCGAACCTGGCAAAGATCTCCTGGTAGCCACCCCCTGTCGCAAGGCGTAGAAGTAGCCTCGCAGTCGTATACCTACCAGGCACAGCCACTTTGGCGCCTTCAAGGCTCCTTAGTGGCCTTCGCGAGACCACTATAGGGCCATAGCCCTCGCCCATACTAGCTCCAGCAACCATCATGTAATAACGCTCAGCTATGTAGGCGAATGCATGAGCACTAGCAGCAGTAACCTCGACCTCCCAGCCTTCCTCTACTAGCCGGCGGTTAAGCGTCTCAATGTCCTCCACTATGTGCTCTACACGGTCAAAACCAGGTATCCTCACAGCCCCCGAAACTATTCCATAGAAC
The window above is part of the Pyrodictium delaneyi genome. Proteins encoded here:
- a CDS encoding menaquinone biosynthesis family protein encodes the protein MVACALAVLRIAHTPDPDDAYMFYGIVSGAVRIPGFDRVEHIVEDIETLNRRLVEEGWEVEVTAASAHAFAYIAERYYMMVAGASMGEGYGPIVVSRRPLRSLEGAKVAVPGRYTTARLLLRLATGGGYQEIFARFDRIPDMVLRGEADAGLLIHEAQLTYREMGLVKVIDLWEWWSNTAKGLPMPLGVDIVSKRLGLETAQALRKALQESIRYAWNRHTEALEYASRFARSGTREQLDKFVRMYVNERTLDMGPEGRQAHILLYQMAWDEKLIPEPVEPEFV
- a CDS encoding DUF2153 domain-containing protein, translated to MDYAFLKQLDEWVRMQKKLLETFRETAEKVEQGDRLDLIVATRAAFQHMMRTIKAFDNWLQDPVIIAHVPREMLVEVWKVMYDVLQQLLEIDIKHTSDVRKLLEELAREGKLNPLVAAVKQIGEEEEAAGRRPSTMMI
- the lysS gene encoding homocitrate synthase, which translates into the protein MSECSNGVTCLGGVGGPWPRRLRVGLLDSTLREGEQTPGVSFTVEQKLEIARLLDEIGVSMIEAGHPNVAPDVYEAVKRIIGMKREGVIRRAEIVAHSRAVKKDIEVAAELEPDRIAIFYGVSDVHLKYKHKVTREEALSIIGEMIEYARQHGVRVRFTAEDATRADYSFLLEAVRTAREAGADRVSIADTVGIATPYAIRRLFERLTQDEPGVEYDIHAHNDLGMAVANSLAAVEGGATIIHVTVNGLGERSGIAPLEQVAVALKRHYGIDVVDLRRVTRLSRLVERYSGIPVPPTAPVVGENAFVHKAGVHVAGVLANPETYEPYPPEWVGRSRDYTIDKYTGRRALQARLERLGVRVSEEELVEILRRVKQRSGARWLRDEDLLEIAEEVTGRALRPRPPEEIEALVTVKCEANIYTTTVARRLSIIPGVEEVAEVTGENDILLRVRAKNPVELNQVVEAIRSTRGVRETYTMLVLRRIPMEHHDNNGRLSASS